In a genomic window of Vanessa tameamea isolate UH-Manoa-2023 chromosome 31, ilVanTame1 primary haplotype, whole genome shotgun sequence:
- the LOC113403272 gene encoding zinc finger protein 107-like — protein sequence MDECIDLDNDNICGVCYAEFLDIDDLKLHIIQYHLNETSKYRFCDFCSRIFSDIEAYSLHLRNAHLSTFKTCKYCTRVFNDAQSVSRHEKKHKSSFYYPKIACSNCIKVFKNKKDLEYHEYEKHRDIDDGLMLQHCFPELSSLININIRKFFKGLHENYLYRCVVCELSTPNVTEYIDHLLKNECKSLSCNTCCNVYAWKSRLEHHCKTHKKRETDINNGKKQCPKCDKYFHFIKLKSHLKECSSMKCTPCDVSFDSVEKFAYHVTTHSHHSPVQFENCKYCRRPFIGLNALKKHIERSHKHNLHLYKYNCIYCNIVFKHPKLLFGHFFTKHRDINPYTCKICNTDYRIRKNFTLHIKLDHKSVGFVEFNSNYHVFFTDKKSEKPFQPRNLDIAESTNKESDNEMFTDNESDFKTTLNENKNESEKFGDTEKKTNDNINAIEQVSSKVESKANERDSDLEREKLEVTEEPKNKTTSVVNENTNERCELSENKPEDEAIYTNSNNKYNKPSVKLVNVNSDFMTVTETEADQTETEVKRKARVQKRKTKSQPIRSRKIQKTKTCDDSDSSDDSDVPLSKIVNKNPTRSRKRKIKRRKTSKETIQYSRKKMKFICFKCDRNCYTYQNYHRHMSLHMKKGHKTCVKCFEKFKTKDELNDHMKTEHSSSKLTETLKKLLDKRKSDREMTTAKHQTADTIISRTIQRVPFEVNDTQATITRVESDKISVKKFLETFKPDANDPTAKKISISNSLSIRSVEKGETKSFIKMTKFNSEPTVIADRPQLKMPVKFREEEKQEHKVTIKLVYCDYVTPTLNLENEVGNTDFNKSVDRSYFEESYDSEVRNKSELIPEVGREVLLEDKDPTKVHNLKKTIVLKDLLSYNNVRIGHLAPKAPFYKIVKIDEVLHERQATVEPPKQTNITLPNGTKLVSVNPLAHLLGNKSVADIPKSNPYKNKSYSYKPKMQDFGQAIVKAMKVLDKTPAKRKSTKKIDPVN from the coding sequence CTTGAATGAAACCAGCAAATATAGATTTTGTGATTTTTGTTCCCGAATTTTCAGTGATATCGAAGCTTATTCATTACACCTAAGAAATGCTCATTTAAGTACGTTCAAGACTTGCAAATATTGCACTAGAGTGTTTAATGATGCCCAAAGTGTATCTCGACACgagaaaaaacataaaagttCATTTTACTATCCGAAAATCGCATGTTCGAATTGTATAAAagtgtttaaaaacaaaaaagatctGGAATACCATGAGTATGAAAAACATCGTGATATTGATGACGGTTTGATGTTGCAGCACTGCTTTCCGGAGCTGTCATCATTAATCAACATAAATATACGTAAATTTTTCAAAGGTTTGcatgaaaactatttatatagatGTGTCGTTTGTGAATTATCGACACCAAATGTTACCGAGTATATAGATCATCTTTTGAAAAACGAATGCAAATCCTTATCGTGTAATACATGCTGTAATGTGTATGCGTGGAAGTCTAGACTGGAACATCACTGTAAGACTCACAAAAAGAGGGAAACAGATATTAATAATGGAAAAAAGCAATGCCCGaaatgtgataaatattttcattttataaaactaaaatcacACTTAAAAGAATGTTCTAGTATGAAGTGCACCCCGTGCGATGTATCATTTGATTCTGTGGAGAAGTTCGCTTATCATGTCACAACGCACTCCCACCACTCGCCTGTACAGTTTGAGAATTGTAAATACTGTCGTAGACCGTTCATTGGGTTGAATGCGCTCAAAAAACATATAGAGAGATCTCATAAACACAACTTGcacctttataaatataattgtatatattgcaACATTGTTTTTAAGCATCCAAAATTGTTGTTTGGtcattttttcacaaaacacAGAGATATTAATCCCTATACATGCAAAATATGTAATACAGATTACAGGATTCGTAAGAATTTTACACTTCACATAAAATTGGATCATAAAAGTGTCGGTTTCGTCGAGTTTAATAGCAATTACCACGTGTTTTTTACTGATAAAAAGTCTGAAAAACCATTTCAACCGAGAAATCTGGATATCGCTGAATCGACGAACAAAGAAAGCGATAATGAAATGTTTACAGATAATGAGAGTGATTTTAAAACAACGCTGAAtgagaataaaaatgaaagtgaAAAATTCGGAgacactgaaaaaaaaacaaatgataataTCAATGCTATTGAACAAGTCTCGAGTAAAGTAGAGTCTAAAGCTAATGAAAGAGATTCTGATTTGGAAAGAGAGAAGTTAGAAGTAACTGAAGAaccgaaaaataaaacaacatccGTTGTGAATGAAAACACAAATGAACGCTGTGAATTATCAGAGAATAAACCAGAAGATGAAGCTAtatatacaaattcaaataataaatataacaagccCAGTGTCAAACTAGTAAATGTTAATTCAGATTTCATGACAGTCACAGAAACCGAAGCAGACCAAACGGAAACCGAAGTGAAACGAAAAGCACGTGTACAGAAACGTAAAACGAAATCTCAGCCGATACGATCTAGAAAGATACAGAAAACTAAAACATGCGATGATTCTGATTCGTCAGACGATTCCGATGTGCCCTTAtcgaaaattgtaaacaaaaatcctACACGTTCGAGAAAACGGAAAATAaaacgaaggaaaacatcgaaagAGACCATACAATACAGTCGTAAGAAGATGAAGTTCATTTGTTTCAAATGTGATCGCAATTGTTACACATATCAAAACTACCATCGCCACATGAGTTTGCACATGAAGAAAGGTCACAAGACATGTGTCAAATGCTTTGAAAAGTTCAAAACTAAAGACGAACTCAATGATCATATGAAAACTGAACATTCGAGCTCTAAACTAACAGAAACACTCAAGAAATTGTTAGATAAACGCAAGAGTGACAGAGAAATGACGACAGCTAAACATCAAACAGCTGATACTATAATTTCAAGAACAATACAGAGAGTACCCTTCGAAGTAAATGACACCCAAGCAACTATAACTAGGGTCGAAAGTGATAAAATATCGGTTAAAAAATTCCTAGAGACTTTCAAACCAGATGCAAACGATCCCACCGCTAAAAAGATTTCAATATCAAACAGTCTTTCCATACGTTCGGTTGAAAAAGGTGAAACGAAATCctttataaaaatgacaaagTTTAACTCAGAGCCCACGGTAATAGCAGATCGTCCGCAGTTGAAAATGCCTGTTAAGTTCAGAGAGGAGGAAAAGCAAGAACATAAAGTaactataaaattagtttattgtgACTATGTTACTCCAACATTGAACCTTGAAAACGAAGTCGGTAACACGGATTTCAACAAGTCAGTCGATCGATCTTATTTCGAAGAGTCCTACGATAGTGAGGTCCGGAATAAATCAGAATTAATACCAGAGGTTGGTCGCGAAGTTCTCTTAGAAGATAAAGACCCAACTAAAGTTCATAATTTGAAAAAGACAATTGTGCTTAAAGATCTTTTGTCATATAATAACGTGAGGATAGGACACTTGGCGCCCAAGGCTCCTTTCTATAAAATCGTTAAGATTGACGAAGTCTTACACGAGAGACAGGCAACAGTCGAACCGCCAAAACAGACGAATATAACTTTGCCGAATGGTACAAAGTTAGTCAGCGTAAATCCTCTGGCTCACCTCTTAGGTAACAAGAGCGTTGCAGATATTCCAAAATCGAACCCGTATAAAAATAAGTCCTACAGTTACAAGCCGAAAATGCAGGATTTTGGACAAGCAATAGTTAAAGCAATGAAGGTTTTGGATAAAACACCCGCAAAGAGAAAATCTACAAAGAAAATTGATCCAGTCAACTGA